A window of Planctomycetaceae bacterium contains these coding sequences:
- a CDS encoding HDOD domain-containing protein codes for MSDTAVEAVDASGLQINRFGNLPALPEVTSRIMSALKDPDIRPGELSRLITSDVALSARILKVVNSVFYGLPRQISSIERAVVVLGRNAVRNITIAASMAKVFNATGRLSNTRFNMKTLWTHSTATASASRLLCQEIHHGDPNEYFLAGLTHDIGIMAELYWSHELLADCVDQTIVDSNGVPVKDLRTFEMAAFGADHEQSGCTACEEWNFPKPIAVAAGSHHEPLTAEEEHRKLAAVVHIADRISASLPESFRVDLPTLDVSDDVLDELRLNRDSMERIRDFLIAEMAEVQQIFS; via the coding sequence ATGAGTGATACTGCAGTGGAAGCAGTTGACGCTTCTGGCCTTCAGATAAATCGATTCGGAAATCTGCCGGCATTGCCCGAAGTGACCAGTCGCATCATGTCTGCGCTTAAGGATCCGGATATTCGGCCAGGGGAACTGTCCAGGCTGATCACATCGGACGTTGCACTATCCGCTCGCATCCTGAAAGTTGTGAATTCGGTCTTTTACGGACTGCCACGGCAGATCTCAAGTATCGAACGCGCCGTTGTCGTTCTGGGCAGAAATGCAGTCCGCAATATCACCATTGCTGCTTCGATGGCCAAAGTGTTCAATGCAACGGGGCGACTTTCGAATACACGATTCAATATGAAGACACTGTGGACGCATTCGACCGCCACAGCCAGCGCGTCACGACTGCTGTGTCAGGAAATCCATCACGGCGATCCGAATGAGTATTTTCTTGCCGGGTTGACTCATGATATTGGCATCATGGCTGAGCTGTACTGGTCCCACGAATTGCTGGCAGATTGTGTCGATCAGACGATCGTAGACTCCAACGGCGTTCCGGTTAAAGATCTGAGGACATTTGAAATGGCAGCTTTCGGAGCTGACCACGAACAAAGCGGTTGCACGGCTTGCGAAGAATGGAATTTTCCGAAACCCATTGCCGTTGCTGCTGGTTCCCACCACGAACCACTGACGGCTGAAGAAGAACATCGTAAACTGGCCGCGGTCGTTCACATCGCCGACCGCATCAGCGCTTCGTTACCGGAATCATTCCGAGTCGACTTGCCAACGCTGGACGTCTCCGATGATGTCCTCGATGAGCTACGACTGAACCGCGATTCAATGGAGCGTATTCGTGACTTTCTGATTGCCGAGATGGCCGAAGTCCAACAGATCTTTTCGTGA
- a CDS encoding amidohydrolase family protein encodes MDAPINRRELICSLAKAGIISPSLTAALAQPTAQCFVSQDDSITVIDTNVSLFQWPFRRLPLEPTAVLAAKLRQLNITEAWAGSFEGIFHRDLTSANDRLAAECLPFQEFRPVGTINPMLPGWKFDLERCVRHHRMSGIRLFPGYHGYAFDATSVGQLLEMATAFNVFIQIVVSIEDTRTQPEMLRIPDADLTALPDVIASLPTARLQILNHKLRDPLLSRLSDHPGVYFDTARLEGTDSIPELCSKLPKQRLLFGSHAPFLIPEAALIRVHESNQLDLTQLQDIYHNNASRFLRN; translated from the coding sequence ATGGACGCACCCATCAACCGACGTGAACTGATTTGCAGTTTGGCGAAAGCGGGCATCATTTCACCATCATTAACGGCAGCTCTGGCCCAGCCAACTGCTCAGTGCTTCGTGAGTCAGGACGATTCTATCACAGTCATCGACACCAACGTGAGCCTCTTTCAATGGCCCTTTCGTCGACTTCCACTCGAACCGACTGCAGTGCTTGCAGCAAAACTTCGGCAACTGAATATCACTGAAGCATGGGCGGGAAGTTTTGAAGGCATTTTTCACCGTGATCTCACGTCTGCCAATGATCGTCTCGCTGCAGAATGTCTGCCATTTCAGGAGTTCCGTCCCGTTGGAACCATCAATCCAATGCTGCCAGGATGGAAGTTCGATCTCGAGCGATGTGTTCGTCATCACCGCATGTCCGGAATCCGATTGTTTCCCGGATATCACGGCTATGCTTTCGATGCGACTTCTGTCGGTCAGTTGCTGGAGATGGCAACTGCTTTCAATGTGTTCATCCAGATCGTCGTTTCCATCGAAGACACCCGGACTCAACCGGAAATGCTGAGGATTCCGGATGCCGATCTGACGGCACTGCCCGATGTCATCGCCAGTCTCCCGACAGCTCGCCTGCAGATTCTCAATCATAAACTGCGAGATCCCTTGCTGAGCAGGTTATCAGATCACCCGGGTGTCTATTTCGATACGGCACGCCTTGAGGGGACAGATTCAATCCCTGAACTCTGCTCAAAATTGCCGAAGCAACGGCTCCTGTTTGGCTCACACGCACCATTTCTGATCCCGGAAGCCGCACTGATTCGGGTCCATGAATCCAACCAACTCGATCTGACGCAATTGCAGGACATTTATCACAACAACGCGTCACGGTTTCTCAGAAATTGA
- a CDS encoding secondary thiamine-phosphate synthase enzyme YjbQ, whose translation MNEWHQSEVVLPAFRRGCHLITPHVLQAVPQLRSCRVGLMHVFIRHTSAALCINENADPDVPVDLAMALDRIAPESWPYDHTCEGPDDMPAHVKAAITGSSITIPVAHGQIQTGTWQGIYLCEYRNHGGRRHLIVTINGDFEENGA comes from the coding sequence ATGAATGAGTGGCATCAATCGGAGGTTGTGCTTCCTGCGTTTCGTCGCGGTTGCCATTTAATCACTCCGCATGTGTTGCAGGCCGTTCCGCAACTTCGATCGTGTCGGGTTGGGCTCATGCACGTGTTTATCAGGCATACTTCGGCGGCCCTCTGTATCAACGAAAATGCCGACCCGGATGTTCCGGTTGATCTGGCCATGGCACTCGATCGGATCGCTCCGGAATCCTGGCCTTACGATCATACCTGTGAGGGGCCGGACGATATGCCAGCACATGTAAAGGCAGCTATCACTGGCAGTTCTATTACAATTCCTGTCGCCCATGGACAGATACAAACAGGTACCTGGCAGGGAATCTACCTGTGCGAATATCGCAACCACGGGGGGCGTCGACATCTGATTGTCACAATCAACGGAGATTTTGAAGAAAACGGAGCGTAA
- a CDS encoding 6-carboxytetrahydropterin synthase, protein MIIQKDYKFYAAHRNETLRDKCSNIHGHRYGVHCHFEVEREGDISTLFGAFDEKLEPWLKQNYDHGMLINVNDPLYETLQDHSRRTGEKFRLKLFNGPTSVENLAWMMFSEITEMGFRLSKIEIRETDTSVIVYTCEDWKRDNLHFENSRSPAVSAEIALQACQS, encoded by the coding sequence ATGATCATTCAAAAAGACTACAAATTCTACGCCGCACATCGAAACGAAACGCTCAGGGACAAGTGCAGCAATATTCATGGTCATCGCTATGGAGTTCACTGCCATTTTGAAGTTGAACGTGAAGGAGATATCAGCACCTTATTTGGCGCGTTCGATGAGAAACTGGAGCCCTGGCTGAAACAGAATTACGACCACGGCATGTTGATTAATGTCAACGACCCACTGTACGAAACACTTCAGGATCACTCTCGACGTACGGGTGAGAAGTTCAGGCTGAAACTGTTCAATGGCCCAACCAGCGTGGAAAACCTCGCCTGGATGATGTTCTCCGAGATTACGGAAATGGGCTTCCGCCTCAGTAAAATTGAGATTCGCGAAACGGATACCTCCGTGATCGTCTACACCTGCGAAGACTGGAAACGAGATAACCTTCACTTCGAAAATTCTCGAAGTCCGGCGGTGTCCGCAGAAATTGCCTTGCAGGCATGCCAGTCATAA
- a CDS encoding ATP-binding protein, producing MSVSAVKSPGIHSAITLNTAFTLIGLALVVRMSDSASVLLVTAGMMLLILVSSLFARYRLRSEAEIERCLSRLAETDEISAESIPQIVGNGQSVRGWNRLIESAVVQQLLERADHALTDDGAFQKSSELPDVVLDSLSDGIAVSDESGSIVYQNPAFGSLLECAGTDNAVSQLLIHELFREFENFTDYAVSLAFPDQAAMLTIELYRGTQTADGVIRVNRRAIRNHAGLYVWTIRDITQQQLAIETRDSFVSAATHELRTPLSNIRAYAETLTGVGEINVEDQHRFLNIIMSEAGRLDRIIDDLLNISHMQAGSMTLDRHECQIERLVKEVQETIRPLFESKNLTFETRIPPRLPELIVDKDKLEAALVNLLGNAIKYTADGGRVVLEAENASGEVRFHVEDSGIGISTDELPRIFDRFFRSNDSRVHQISGTGLGLAFAQDVARLHGGRIDVTSELNHGSRFTLTIPARAMDIVGEQAVRQLSNPPAHRRTESVEVRKDRAPVHKEILVVSSDDSPGV from the coding sequence ATGTCCGTATCCGCCGTCAAGAGCCCTGGAATTCATAGCGCAATCACGCTGAACACTGCGTTCACGCTGATTGGCCTGGCGCTTGTTGTCCGGATGAGTGACTCGGCGTCTGTTCTGCTTGTGACGGCAGGAATGATGCTCCTGATTCTGGTTTCCAGTCTCTTTGCCCGGTATCGACTGCGTTCTGAAGCAGAAATCGAACGGTGCCTGTCACGACTTGCAGAAACGGACGAGATTTCTGCCGAATCGATTCCCCAGATTGTCGGCAATGGTCAGTCGGTTCGCGGATGGAATCGACTCATCGAATCTGCCGTCGTGCAACAGTTGCTTGAACGCGCGGATCATGCACTCACTGACGACGGCGCATTCCAGAAGTCATCAGAGTTGCCGGATGTTGTGCTGGATTCGCTGAGCGATGGTATTGCGGTAAGCGACGAATCCGGCTCCATTGTTTACCAGAACCCGGCGTTTGGATCATTGCTTGAATGTGCAGGGACGGACAATGCTGTGAGTCAGTTACTGATTCATGAATTGTTTCGTGAATTCGAAAACTTCACTGACTATGCCGTCTCGCTGGCATTCCCCGATCAGGCAGCAATGCTGACAATTGAGCTGTATCGAGGCACACAAACGGCCGACGGAGTGATCCGTGTCAATCGAAGAGCGATTCGAAATCATGCCGGGCTTTATGTCTGGACAATTCGAGACATCACCCAACAACAACTTGCGATTGAAACGCGAGACAGTTTTGTTTCCGCCGCAACGCATGAATTGCGCACTCCGCTGTCCAATATTCGGGCGTATGCCGAAACCCTGACCGGAGTTGGTGAAATCAACGTCGAAGATCAGCACAGATTCCTGAACATCATCATGTCAGAAGCTGGTCGACTGGATCGCATTATTGATGATTTGCTGAACATCAGTCACATGCAGGCCGGCTCGATGACGCTTGACCGACATGAATGCCAGATCGAGCGGCTGGTTAAAGAAGTTCAGGAAACAATCCGGCCATTATTCGAAAGCAAGAACCTGACTTTCGAAACTCGAATTCCTCCGCGACTGCCTGAGCTTATTGTTGACAAAGACAAGCTGGAAGCCGCGCTGGTCAATCTGCTGGGTAACGCCATCAAATACACAGCTGACGGCGGTCGCGTGGTGCTGGAAGCAGAAAATGCTTCGGGTGAAGTGCGGTTTCACGTGGAAGACAGTGGCATTGGGATTTCGACGGATGAACTCCCGCGAATCTTTGATCGCTTCTTCCGCAGCAACGATTCGCGAGTTCACCAGATCAGTGGTACCGGCCTCGGCCTGGCGTTCGCGCAGGACGTCGCACGCCTGCATGGTGGTCGAATTGATGTCACCAGCGAATTAAATCACGGAAGTCGGTTTACACTGACCATTCCTGCGCGGGCGATGGATATTGTGGGAGAACAGGCCGTCAGGCAGCTGTCGAATCCCCCTGCTCATAGGCGAACCGAATCGGTTGAAGTCCGGAAGGATCGTGCACCGGTACACAAGGAGATCCTGGTCGTGTCTTCTGATGATTCCCCCGGAGTTTGA
- the aroB gene encoding 3-dehydroquinate synthase, translated as MTIEKVHVNLAARSYEIHIQKGCLRHAGATAGTWLSDASSQLLRALVISDDVVWKLHGSTVMDSLAGAGIESISQTVPSGETSKSYQQVQRLYDTLVDMAADRKTIVIAMGGGVVGDLAGFVAATYARGLRFVQIPTTLLAMVDSSVGGKTGINHPKGKNLIGAFHQPSGVLIDTELLKTLPDREYRSGLAEIVKYGVIMDEPFLQYLEQNITGLNERRDEVMGHVVARSCQLKAQVVEEDEFETTGLRAILNYGHTFAHAFEALAGYGTLLHGEAVSIGMVCASRLAESLGRISNQDTQRQISLLQALSLPVHVPADLAGRTDEIVRCMMLDKKTEGRELRFILPSAMGHVETVRGIDAGQAITALG; from the coding sequence ATGACCATTGAAAAAGTGCACGTTAATCTGGCAGCTCGAAGTTACGAGATTCATATTCAAAAGGGGTGCCTTCGCCATGCTGGTGCCACGGCGGGGACCTGGCTGTCCGATGCGTCATCACAACTGCTGAGGGCGTTGGTGATCTCTGATGATGTCGTCTGGAAACTGCACGGCTCGACGGTCATGGACAGTCTCGCCGGCGCGGGAATTGAATCGATCAGCCAAACCGTTCCGTCGGGAGAAACATCCAAGTCTTACCAGCAGGTTCAGCGGTTATACGACACTCTGGTCGATATGGCAGCCGACCGAAAAACAATCGTCATCGCGATGGGAGGAGGCGTTGTGGGCGACCTCGCAGGATTCGTGGCTGCAACCTACGCGCGGGGGCTCCGGTTCGTTCAGATTCCAACCACACTGCTGGCGATGGTTGACAGTTCTGTGGGAGGAAAAACCGGCATCAATCACCCGAAGGGCAAGAATCTGATTGGTGCTTTCCATCAGCCATCGGGCGTCCTGATCGACACCGAACTGCTGAAAACGCTGCCGGATCGCGAATATCGGTCCGGTCTGGCGGAGATTGTCAAATACGGTGTCATCATGGACGAACCGTTTCTGCAGTATCTTGAACAGAATATCACCGGGTTGAATGAACGACGTGACGAGGTTATGGGCCATGTCGTTGCTCGCAGTTGCCAACTAAAGGCTCAGGTTGTCGAAGAAGATGAATTCGAAACGACCGGGCTTCGAGCGATCCTGAACTACGGGCATACGTTTGCGCACGCCTTTGAAGCACTGGCAGGCTACGGCACCCTGCTGCATGGTGAGGCAGTATCAATAGGAATGGTCTGTGCCAGTCGACTGGCGGAAAGTCTGGGACGCATATCAAACCAGGATACTCAGCGACAGATTTCCCTGTTGCAGGCGTTGTCTCTGCCGGTTCATGTCCCCGCCGATCTTGCGGGGCGAACCGACGAAATTGTCCGATGCATGATGCTGGACAAGAAGACGGAAGGACGCGAACTTCGTTTCATTCTTCCTTCAGCCATGGGGCATGTAGAAACCGTCAGGGGCATCGATGCCGGACAGGCAATCACGGCTTTGGGTTGA
- a CDS encoding GspE/PulE family protein gives MMSRLSELIRQSGQSRTKSLLTRRNFGLIHNDLPLGESLISAGLLRREDLQGSLARQSISGGRLGELLIEVGLIDEDRLLPFLGQRLGVPGVRLRDGMVDPHVVRTLPRSIAERLSVLAMFRVHQTLTVAMADPQDLLQIDEIEQLTGLKVRPVLALRSSIERFLARCYEDDAGTNEVAKSFDDNAVEEHPEVVRVDLNDLNEQVEGSPIISMVNYILVHAVRQGASDIHIEAGRKHSSVRFRVDGRLREVLRPRGDFHAALISRLKAMARMDIAENHRPQDGRVHVIVEGREIDLRASTLPTVLGEKLVLRVLDSTSVTFRMGDLGVSPSQQAQIEAMMKRPHGLILVTGPTGSGKTTTLYSALELIKDIHTNIVTVEDPVEYSLDLINQVDAAQGSQVTFASALRAILRQDPDVIMIGEIRDAETAEIATQAALTGHLVLSTLHANDNAGAITRLRDMGIASYKLSASLVGVVSQRLLRTICPKCQKNYFPSSEVLDRLGYKGDRRRQFVRGEGCPNCFDTGFRGRMGIYEVLTVTEGLREMMTPELNSHSVRRWYQQNGGQLLLQQGIVLAEKGLTSPDEVLRVAATD, from the coding sequence ATGATGTCCCGACTCTCCGAACTCATTCGACAAAGCGGTCAGTCTCGAACGAAGTCGCTGTTGACGCGACGAAACTTCGGTCTCATTCATAACGATCTTCCGCTGGGCGAATCGTTGATCTCGGCCGGTCTTCTGCGGCGAGAAGACCTGCAGGGTTCGCTGGCCCGGCAGTCGATTTCCGGCGGACGACTGGGGGAACTGCTGATTGAGGTGGGACTGATCGATGAAGATCGTCTGCTCCCGTTTCTCGGACAGCGACTTGGGGTACCCGGAGTCCGTCTTCGTGACGGCATGGTCGATCCCCATGTTGTCCGTACTTTGCCGCGATCCATCGCGGAACGGCTGAGCGTGCTCGCCATGTTTCGCGTCCATCAGACCCTGACGGTGGCGATGGCGGACCCCCAGGATCTGCTGCAAATTGACGAAATTGAGCAACTGACGGGACTCAAAGTCAGGCCGGTCCTTGCGCTGCGTTCGAGTATCGAGCGGTTTCTGGCAAGATGCTACGAAGACGACGCTGGTACGAATGAAGTGGCGAAATCGTTCGATGACAATGCCGTGGAAGAACACCCGGAAGTCGTTCGAGTCGACCTGAATGATCTGAATGAACAGGTTGAAGGCAGTCCGATCATCAGCATGGTGAACTACATTCTGGTTCACGCTGTTCGACAGGGAGCCAGCGATATTCATATCGAGGCAGGCCGAAAACACTCATCCGTGCGATTTCGAGTCGACGGGCGTCTGAGAGAAGTCCTTCGGCCGCGCGGTGACTTTCATGCAGCGTTGATTTCGCGATTGAAAGCCATGGCAAGAATGGACATCGCCGAGAATCACCGACCCCAGGATGGTCGCGTCCACGTGATTGTTGAAGGCCGTGAGATAGATCTTCGAGCTTCCACGCTGCCGACAGTTCTTGGCGAAAAACTGGTGCTGAGAGTTCTGGACAGCACGAGCGTGACGTTTCGCATGGGGGATCTGGGCGTTAGCCCATCCCAACAAGCTCAGATTGAAGCGATGATGAAGCGGCCGCACGGTCTGATCCTTGTCACCGGTCCCACCGGCAGTGGGAAAACGACAACACTGTATTCAGCGCTTGAGCTGATCAAGGACATTCATACGAATATCGTGACAGTTGAAGATCCGGTCGAGTATTCACTGGACCTTATCAATCAGGTCGACGCGGCTCAGGGCAGCCAGGTCACCTTCGCCAGCGCTCTCAGAGCAATCCTGCGGCAGGATCCGGATGTTATCATGATCGGAGAGATTCGGGATGCCGAAACGGCTGAGATTGCGACTCAGGCGGCATTGACCGGACATCTGGTCCTCAGCACTCTGCACGCCAATGATAACGCTGGTGCGATTACACGACTTCGGGATATGGGCATTGCCAGCTACAAACTTTCTGCAAGTCTGGTTGGCGTGGTGTCTCAACGATTGTTGCGCACAATCTGTCCGAAGTGCCAAAAGAACTATTTTCCATCATCGGAAGTTCTGGATCGCCTCGGGTACAAAGGGGATCGTCGTCGCCAGTTTGTACGGGGTGAAGGTTGTCCGAATTGTTTCGACACGGGTTTTCGAGGACGAATGGGAATCTACGAAGTTCTGACGGTTACCGAAGGACTTCGTGAGATGATGACGCCGGAATTGAACAGCCATTCGGTCAGACGCTGGTATCAGCAGAATGGCGGCCAGCTATTGTTGCAGCAGGGAATCGTACTCGCAGAGAAAGGATTGACGAGTCCTGACGAAGTGCTGCGTGTCGCTGCAACCGACTGA
- a CDS encoding MFS transporter — MNRNSLLLRLVLLVSFSHATVHLLEQSIASVELDVSSEFQLNSEQSGLLSTSFRIPYGFGALLAGMLADRIGARRILAIYLGASACICLAVMLSPSSTMLYISLFCLGCFASIYHPAGLALLANSTTPYERPRALGLHGVLGSTGIMSAPLIAGLTLSVSGATWKTFYAVIAVCCAILTWMLLTMLKPVPPEQVAQPEGGHNGNKSETETNTVKLPAMPVPLDRLQKRPFALMVTSAALCGIVYGGFLHFLTRYLTEVPQVERLAASFGFTGTASARFCSALALSCGAAGQFLAGRMAHPRHLRFMLAAVYAANIPFLLWMSVAQGLERLVAACLLAFVHFMNQPLYNSLLPEFVPPGKRSTWYGFSAMMGFGLGAVGPWFVGTFDNYRDSYSWLAGIALLAAIFPLLLPRPAIET; from the coding sequence GTGAATCGTAACTCGCTATTGCTTCGCCTTGTCCTGCTTGTTTCCTTCTCACATGCCACTGTACATCTGCTTGAACAGTCTATTGCGAGTGTCGAACTGGATGTTTCCAGCGAATTTCAACTGAATTCTGAACAATCCGGATTGCTGAGTACGTCCTTCCGAATCCCGTATGGATTCGGAGCGTTACTTGCCGGCATGCTCGCTGATCGGATCGGAGCTCGCCGGATTCTCGCAATCTATCTAGGAGCCTCTGCATGCATTTGCCTGGCAGTCATGCTCAGTCCCTCTTCAACAATGTTGTACATATCGCTGTTTTGTCTCGGATGCTTCGCCAGTATCTATCATCCTGCCGGGCTAGCACTTTTGGCGAACAGTACGACTCCCTATGAGCGTCCCCGGGCACTGGGGCTGCACGGAGTACTCGGCTCAACGGGAATCATGTCCGCGCCGCTCATCGCCGGATTGACATTGTCCGTCTCCGGAGCCACCTGGAAAACATTTTATGCGGTCATCGCCGTCTGCTGCGCAATCCTGACCTGGATGTTGCTGACTATGTTGAAACCCGTTCCACCGGAACAGGTTGCTCAGCCTGAAGGCGGTCACAACGGCAATAAGAGCGAAACTGAAACGAACACCGTGAAGCTCCCGGCCATGCCTGTTCCACTGGATCGGCTGCAGAAACGACCGTTTGCGTTAATGGTGACATCCGCTGCTTTGTGTGGAATTGTCTACGGTGGATTTCTGCATTTTCTCACTCGATACCTGACCGAAGTTCCGCAGGTAGAACGACTGGCTGCCAGTTTTGGGTTTACCGGAACCGCCAGCGCCAGATTCTGCTCAGCATTGGCACTCTCATGCGGTGCAGCGGGGCAGTTTCTGGCGGGACGCATGGCACATCCTCGACATCTTCGCTTCATGCTTGCCGCGGTTTACGCCGCAAACATTCCCTTTCTGCTGTGGATGTCCGTCGCGCAGGGACTGGAACGTCTTGTCGCTGCCTGCCTGCTGGCCTTCGTGCATTTCATGAATCAGCCACTGTACAACAGCCTGCTTCCGGAATTCGTTCCACCTGGAAAGCGAAGTACCTGGTACGGATTCAGCGCAATGATGGGTTTTGGATTAGGAGCAGTGGGACCGTGGTTTGTCGGGACATTTGATAATTATCGCGACTCATACTCCTGGTTGGCGGGCATCGCATTGCTGGCTGCGATATTCCCCCTCCTGCTTCCTCGACCTGCCATTGAGACATAA
- a CDS encoding response regulator produces MTCKHVVIAEDNCVLLDVIRFNLSRAGYQVTAAQNGNEAWNVIQSQGADLLITDCQMPELSGLELCEKIRSDKSLCNLPILFCTAKGFEISQSVLNELRLPQIICKPFSPRELVMRVDELLQPTEAIY; encoded by the coding sequence ATGACCTGCAAACACGTCGTCATTGCGGAGGACAATTGCGTTCTTCTGGATGTCATCAGATTTAACCTGTCGCGAGCAGGTTACCAGGTGACGGCCGCACAGAATGGCAATGAAGCGTGGAATGTTATTCAGTCGCAGGGGGCAGATTTGCTGATCACTGACTGCCAGATGCCCGAGCTGTCCGGCCTCGAACTGTGCGAAAAAATCCGTTCTGACAAATCGCTTTGTAATTTGCCAATACTGTTCTGCACTGCCAAGGGGTTTGAAATCAGCCAGAGCGTTCTGAATGAGCTGCGATTGCCACAGATTATTTGCAAGCCCTTTAGTCCTCGTGAACTGGTCATGCGCGTTGACGAATTGTTGCAGCCTACTGAAGCTATTTACTGA
- a CDS encoding STAS domain-containing protein, protein MRCDIVQQGAVIVARIDGIMTLENLDTAHQHLLARAQKRQPRMLLDLTGVPLIDSSALELMVELQAACNRRGGGVKLVGLNVLCEEILQITGLLSQFEVFDNQITAMGSFAT, encoded by the coding sequence ATGAGATGCGACATAGTTCAACAGGGCGCCGTGATTGTCGCGCGCATTGATGGCATCATGACGCTTGAGAATCTTGACACGGCGCATCAGCATCTTCTGGCACGAGCTCAGAAACGACAGCCTCGCATGTTGCTGGATCTGACCGGGGTTCCATTGATCGACAGTTCTGCTCTGGAACTGATGGTGGAACTGCAGGCGGCATGTAATCGTCGTGGTGGTGGTGTCAAACTGGTGGGGCTGAACGTCCTGTGCGAGGAGATTCTGCAAATCACGGGATTGCTCAGCCAGTTCGAAGTGTTTGATAATCAGATTACGGCTATGGGGAGCTTCGCGACATGA
- a CDS encoding cation diffusion facilitator family transporter, with product MSNRKSIDQLYTEVTQAASLGLVVNLVLGGVKLAGGIIGQSFALIADAVNSIGDVVTTVVVLYALRVAQRPADEEHPYGHTRAEGIAASNVALLVIVSAVFICWEAIQRINLPQSIPPWWTLGIAAINIVIKESLYHYKVQVGRRTGSAAIIANAWDHRSDALCALAVLIGLASVRLGGDGFYWADEAASIVVAIAIIRSGVHLFRSSASDLMDVQANADFVNRIRASAEQVTGVEVVEKLWVRKSGLEYFADIHIEVDQHMTVADGHRIGHLVKARLLEEFTSLRDVLVHLEPFPHEPAGHEQMNAGNR from the coding sequence TTGTCGAATCGCAAGTCCATCGACCAGTTGTATACCGAAGTGACACAAGCGGCCTCGCTTGGTTTGGTGGTCAATCTGGTCCTTGGGGGAGTGAAACTGGCGGGGGGCATCATCGGCCAATCGTTTGCTCTGATTGCAGACGCAGTCAACTCCATTGGCGACGTTGTGACCACCGTGGTGGTGCTTTACGCACTTCGTGTGGCTCAGCGGCCTGCAGATGAAGAGCATCCCTATGGGCACACCCGCGCGGAAGGAATTGCCGCCTCAAATGTCGCTCTGCTGGTCATTGTCTCAGCTGTATTTATTTGCTGGGAGGCGATCCAGCGCATCAATTTGCCACAGTCAATACCGCCCTGGTGGACATTGGGAATTGCTGCGATCAACATTGTCATCAAGGAAAGCCTGTACCACTACAAGGTGCAGGTTGGTCGGCGGACGGGGTCAGCTGCAATCATTGCAAATGCGTGGGACCATCGAAGCGATGCGCTTTGTGCATTGGCCGTTCTGATTGGACTGGCATCTGTTCGTCTGGGCGGTGACGGCTTCTACTGGGCCGACGAAGCGGCATCCATCGTTGTTGCAATTGCCATTATTCGCTCCGGTGTGCATCTGTTTCGATCAAGTGCGAGCGATCTGATGGATGTTCAGGCGAATGCTGATTTTGTGAATCGTATACGTGCGTCTGCAGAGCAGGTAACCGGCGTTGAAGTCGTAGAAAAACTCTGGGTTCGTAAGTCCGGACTGGAATACTTCGCAGACATCCATATTGAAGTGGATCAGCATATGACGGTCGCCGACGGACACAGGATTGGGCACCTGGTGAAAGCCAGACTGCTGGAAGAATTCACAAGCTTGCGAGATGTGCTGGTACATCTCGAACCGTTTCCGCATGAGCCGGCCGGACATGAACAAATGAATGCCGGAAACCGTTAA